One genomic region from Bufo bufo chromosome 3, aBufBuf1.1, whole genome shotgun sequence encodes:
- the TAF13 gene encoding transcription initiation factor TFIID subunit 13 produces MADEDDDQTFEEENEDQAGGAEGGPGRRKRLFSKELRCMMYGFGDDQNPYTESVDILEDLVIEFVTEMTHKAMSIGRQGRVQVEDIVFLIRKDPRKFARVKDLLTMNEELKRARKAFDEANYGS; encoded by the exons ATGGCGGATGAGGATGACGACCAGACG TTtgaggaggagaacgaggatcaGGCAGGCGGCGCGGAAGGCGGCCCCGGGCGCAGGAAACGCCTCTTCTCTAAAGAGC TCCGCTGCATGATGTACGGCTTCGGGGATGATCAGAACCCGTATACAGAATCGGTGGACATCCTGGAAGACCTTGTGATCGAGTTCGTCACAGAGATG ACTCATAAGGCCATGTCCATTGGGCGCCAGGGCCGGGTCCAGGTGGAGGACATCGTGTTCCTGATCCGGAAGGACCCTCGCAAGTTTGCCAGAGTGAAGGACCTGCTGACCATGAATGAGGAGCTGAAGAGAGCCAGGAAGGCCTTCGACGAGGCCAACTATGGCTCCTAG